The Euwallacea fornicatus isolate EFF26 chromosome 38, ASM4011564v1, whole genome shotgun sequence genome includes a region encoding these proteins:
- the Megf8 gene encoding multiple epidermal growth factor-like domains protein 8 isoform X2, which produces MKEPRPISLFLGVLIWGGVAVTQPGPCDRSRRVLSAQRGVLSTGPAGANYTQDSHCEWLINSNSSTERFISLTFRTMGTECAYDYVFVYDGSSFAAPLLGSFSGRTAPPKVTASSGSMLLLLYSDTNYVLDGFRAEYTISACPGNCTGRGYCLKGRCVCNGAEWGGADCSRRLCPNECGRHDRPVRGHCKKGRCLCRSGYSGRACSLPERDPQGNRWHFLAQSGEGLRPRAAHSAVYVELTDSLYVFGGYDLNHVLGDLVVYNFQSSSWRDLDGNELMDWESVDRVEPSEAADFIAQQGFETLGLPRKSLLGNIFYAVGDNSSRFMRRQRHSGRGSGSETPLGPPGRYGHAACAVANGFVLFGGKLEDGSLANDLWYYNVQTRLWHLRGQFSTESPPPLTRHTLTCVNDTIYLFGGSTPDGEFSSQLWRVKLRPDDTEQWEEVKARGGKQLDIRVVAHTTVYHNATNSLIVYGGIVAGVARFSKLSDRTFAFQLDYKHWTEIHYTREHFRDKYVPRERAFHSANVFGNYLIIFGGYSHRHNKEEICYDNQMYLYHLGCHTWVNTDILGNNNDSRYPKQQGVFAHASSVRNSNTLILVGGYHGNVNSDLLAWTAPLALRGVPPKACTLHQSFGECAADPECGWCSADERCYGRTVGANCTTNLQTARCPGVCPALQDCHSCLIHGHLHGGEEEVVASSASYRLGLGECAWCVQNARCHTRDDPHGTCGSQVDSPSQTLGWWGSQGQEIKKPQDCANLDRRPGLTYIKYNHPPNYTQPDSVTTLNATTIDYNGVLSVSPRSDSITGKMVATLTGYLRLPAAWSESIKVCSSYSSATVTLGETNVANFSTELKVCRDTPWPEGLPEERIPVDFLSIKTLGPLYNPHQLSRMELQHFKPDETPKVFTFEYLEPYANGSCSQYANCLHCLTDSQCGWCELTSSCHSRNDNEQETCKMDGDWRYLTLIPGMCPNCSNFISCTSCVQTQLCEWWVEEARCTRMGQRPGSVVRMEQCPTPCYRRSGCDECLDQKGRCVWCQATQKCFSFSVYTSEYQFGLCREWLDQAFPLITAHENSSLTPKPQERCKACTAHTNCSSCLSALSCGWCHDINNPMSGMCVRGDFQQPHVECSVALGGREAKWAYAQCPDVDECGLGLHDCHSQAECTNTDGSFSCHCRKGYIGDGRSSCVRTCYNVCVYGTCQGEPDYKCMCDVGWYGDDCSKNCGCNKHSACPEGYQICEECQDNTMGKFCQYCRPGSYGNATTDIGCKKCECNGHGDVDNGECDIETGECFCQDNTEGQHCERCRPNYSGDPRNGQQCYYQCEARGVLTEPKGQGISSLQNYLPPRGGPPIRECLWIIKPDVDYGTPIIQLQINATQLNVTCGENAVYVYDGLPELVDMGSQSALTAVFCTEEATPTAIVESRTGHLTVHYKQGPPNESFSALYKVLSCDSCSAPRVCREGQCLCQEGFVGSFCEQQICPDNCSYALGRGSCDKNYGRCLCADGWTGPACNITFHLWTRFEFLETKLQLVFIELFNTERLSDGFDHLRKTLPRFGHSLVSDRRGSLWMFGGYSLSHGPLNDIRMFDTKNISWIQVTVESTADARMPQGRYFHGADIVHSKQSIFVFGGLTKPHKNVKNRTLNDFWQFDIQNQRWSEVESPYSHLKSISPYWTTDKWPPTLYGHTLTFYRNADREEFFILIGGDSPYYGFLNTVWEYTIESNIWRPVPTKGKGPPGIFGHTTVFHSQTNSLYVFGGYVYDKQVSVMSNSLYRLEYETKTWIELTGSNFRNVPKPRFFHSAVSIDQYMLVLGGRIFPWNATDALYAFSYTCNQWINLMNSVEKIGPLPRQTYAQAMTVEPDGDAAYVIGGWGFDSEATVLKIELPVDICNLFSTKSTCLRVPGCGYCANQLNNATISQICHKNTLECPLDSGNGSRLSNTGHVCEGAVQYPSGNCSSITDCATCSLTPGCVFCNGTNSCVTSMETECASQVCPFSRCVATDCIQCHQLPGCEWNISRKKCEVSITNHEPTSQATPIIGVCPAACTSHQTCVNCLTAPGCHWSTHLRECISSASQSAYCAGGVCGLVLEENDSSHCPEPCHAFTQCASCLRHGPCGWCAAPGEGGEGICAEGNSQRPMKGDCFKVMDENQNLLESEAEQGDIIANVTLQYSWHYVKCPKENECLNGHHNCADESEICVDLDDGYECKCGEGYKAGPAGCEPVCLQGCVRGRCVAPSQCECDFGYVGANCSIQCLCNGHSNCEGPDKLDSCIECYNNTMGDRCQYCKPLFVGDPANRTPCVPCMEYCHGHSTYCVDPADGIQPSDYVDKETLLATLTVGPKTVARCLRCSNNTTGERCEKCIPGNFRGSEELRGPCRPCDCHGHGSICDAVTGDQCDCQNNTVSDECGQGRNLAQPCWQVQCSRCREGFLGTPTRGRQCYRQMSVDNKMCFDAKSIDECKSPKPLNPGELVFFVIQPRFMNVDIRIVIDVTFGKLNVFMSTHDDTYVAFPNVTTGLNDIRLNENYRAFENGTLRSEDLHISKEATGLRTYITIVQPRTILTVTSLEARLVITLPEENHKLETTRFFLILQSADDQQASYGVVFSRQDQLHIDLFVFFSVFFSVFFLFLAACVVAWKAKQAADARHARRRHVVEMLHMAKRPFACATLDLNTRMPNGKKNAHYDVRPVAIEPTGDGAAAVATVFVSLPGGQNLPVKLALASSLILLVRQFPTSSRIFLRRRSLHAIPPT; this is translated from the exons ATGAAAGAGCCTCGCCCCATAAGTCTTTTCCTGGGAGTATTAATCTGGGGTGGAGTGGCAGTGACACAGCCAGGGCCATGCGATCGTAGCAGAAGGGTTCttagtgctcaaagaggtgtgTTGAGCACGGGACCTGCAGGAGCTAACTATACACAG GATAGTCATTGTGAGTGGCTTATAAACTCCAACAGTTCAACAGAACGCTTTATTTCTCTAACATTCCGAACCATGGGGACTGAGTGTGCTTATGATTACGTGTTTGTGTATGATGGATCTTCTTTTGCGGCCCCACTTTTAGGCAGTTTTAGTGGACGCACCGCTCCACCAAAAGTCACCGCTTCATCTGGCAGCATGCTATTACTTCTGTACAG TGATACAAACTACGTGTTGGACGGTTTTCGAGCCGAATACACCATATCAGCCTGTCCTGGAAATTGTACTGGGAGGGGCTACTGTCTGAAAGGAAGATGTGTGTGTAATGGAGCGGAATGGGGAGGTGCAGATTGCTCAAGAAGACTGTGCCCCAATG AATGCGGCCGTCACGATCGGCCTGTTCGTGGTCATTGCAAGAAAGGGCGTTGTCTATGCCGATCTGGATACTCGGGTCGGGCTTGTTCCCTTCCCGAAAGAGATCCTCAAGGGAACCGATGGCATTTTTTGGCCCAGTCGGGAGAGGGCCTTCGGCCACGAGCTGCACACTCGGCGGTCTACGTCGAACTTACAGATTCGTTGTACGTGTTTGGAGGATATGATTTAAATCATGTTCTGGGAGATTTAGTG GTATACAACTTCCAAAGCAGCAGTTGGCGAGATTTAGATGGAAACGAGCTTATGGACTGGGAATCCGTCGATCGGGTTGAACCTTCTGAGGCTGCCGATTTTATTGCGCAACAAG GTTTCGAGACGTTGGGTCTTCCACGAAAATCCTTATTGGGAAACATATTTTATGCCGTGGGTGACAATTCCAGTAGGTTTATGCGGCGACAGAGGCATAGCGGCAGAGGCTCTGGGAGTGAAACACCTCTGGGACCTCCGGGGAGATATGGTCATGCAGCCTGTGCCGTTGCTAACGGCTTTGTGCTATTCGGAGGCAAGCTTGAGGATGGAAGTTTGGCCAATGATTTATG GTATTATAACGTCCAGACACGTCTGTGGCACTTAAGAGGACAATTTTCTACCGAAAGTCCACCTCCGCTTACAAGACATACTTTGACGTGCGTGAATGACACTATCTATCTCTTTGGCGGTAGTACTCCAGATGGAGAGTTTTCGTCTCAGCTTTGGAGAGTCAAACTAAGGCCGGACGATACTGAGCAGTGGGAGGAAGTTAAGGCTCGAGGAG GAAAGCAGCTGGACATCAGAGTAGTAGCTCACACGACAGTTTACCACAATGCAACGAATTCTTTAATAGTCTACGGCGGAATTGTAGCGGGAGTGGCCCGATTTTCCAAGCTTTCTGACAGAACGTTTGCCTTCCAACTAGATTATAAGCACTGGACTGAAATACATTACACACGAGAACACTTTAGAGATAAATACGTTCCGAGGGAGAGGGCTTTTCATTCAGCTAATGTCTTTGGAAATTACCTCATTATTTTCGGAGGATACTCGCACAGGCATAACAAAGAAGAAATATGTTATGATAATCAGATGTATTTGTACCACTTGGGATGCCACACCTGGGTTAATACAGATATATTAGGGAACAACAACGATTCAAG GTACCCCAAGCAACAAGGTGTATTTGCTCACGCTTCCAGCGTTCGCAATTCGAATACTTTAATCTTGGTGGGCGGTTACCACGGCAACGTAAACAGTGACCTTTTGGCGTGGACTGCACCCTTAGCTTTACGAGGGGTACCACCGAAAGCGTGCACTCTTCATCAGTcatttggcgaatgtgctgcAGATCCGGAGTGCGGATGGTGCAGTGCTGATGAACGCTGTTATGGTAGGACCGTGGGAGCCAACTGCACAACCAACTTACAGACCGCCAGATGTCCAGGCGTGTGTCCGGCGTTGCAGGACTGCCACTCATGTTTGATTCATGGACATTTACATGGTGGAGAGGAGGAAGTGGTAGCCTCTTCCGCGTCTTATCGATTAG GTCTTGGCGAATGTGCATGGTGCGTTCAAAATGCGCGGTGTCATACTAGAGACGATCCTCATGGAACTTGTGGATCTCAAGTGGACAGTCCTAGCCAGACTTTGGGTTGGTGGGGTTCCCAAGggcaagaaataaaaaaaccgcAAGACTGCGCTAATTTGGATCGTCGACCGGGCCTTACTTACATTAAGTACAATCATCCTCCGAATTACACCCAACCAGACAGTGTGACCACGTTGAATGCAACAACCATTG ATTATAACGGGGTCTTAAGCGTTTCACCGAGGAGCGACAGTATTACTGGCAAAATGGTAGCAACCCTAACCGGCTACCTTAGATTACCAGCTGCATGGAGTGAATCGATCAAAGTGTGCTCAAGTTATTCTTCAGCAACTGTAACTCTAGGAGAAACGAACGTAGCGAACTTTTCTACAGAACTGAAGGTTTGTCG GGATACACCGTGGCCTGAAGGATTACCGGAAGAACGCATTCCGGTTGACTTTCTTAGTATAAAAACTTTAGGACCTTTGTACAATCCCCATCAACTAAGCAGGATGGAATTGCAACATTTTAAGCCCGATGAGACTCCAAAG GTGTTTACCTTCGAATATCTGGAACCCTACGCCAACGGATCTTGTTCCCAATATGCAAACTGCTTGCACTGTTTAACGGATTCACAATGCGGTTGGTGTGAACTCACGTCTAGTTGCCACTCCCGCAATGATAATGAGCAAGAAACGTGTAAAATGGACGGCGATTGGCGCTATTTAACTTTGATACCAGGCATGTGCCCGAACTGCAGCAACTTTATAAGTTGCACTTCGTGTGTCCAAACGCAATTATGCGAATG GTGGGTGGAAGAGGCTCGCTGCACAAGAATGGGGCAGAGGCCGGGATCTGTGGTGCGGATGGAACAATGTCCTACTCCCTGCTACCGAAGGAGCGGTTGTGATGAGTGTTTAGATCAAAAGGGGAGATGCGTCTGGTGTCAGGCTACACAGAAGTGCTTtag CTTCTCAGTGTACACGAGCGAATACCAGTTTGGGCTTTGTCGCGAGTGGCTTGATCAAGCCTTCCCGTTAATAACCGCCCACGAAAATAGTTCTTTGACTCCGAAACCTCAAGAACGGTGCAAAGCTTGCACGGCACATACAAATTGTTCATCGTGTTTGAGCGCCCTAAGTTGCGGATGGTGCCATGACATCAACAATCCAATGTCAGGGATGTGCGTGAGGGGGGATTTTCAACAACCGCACGTTGAATGCTCCGTGGCCCTTGGAGGGCGCGAAGCTAAATGGGCTTATGCGCAGTGCCCTGACGTCGACGAATGCGGTTTGGGCCTGCACGACTGTCACTCTCAGGCAGAGTGCACTAATACAGATGGGTCATTCAGCTGTCACTGCAGGAAAGG GTACATCGGTGATGGAAGATCATCTTGTGTCAGGACCTGCTACAATGTATGCGTTTATGGAACGTGCCAAGGAGAGCCCGATTACAAGTGTATGTGCGACGTTGGATGGTATGGAGACGACTGCTCGAAAAACTGCGGTTGTAACAAGCACTCAGCGTGTCCTGAAGGGTACCAAATTTGTGAGGAGTGTCAGGACAACACGATGGGAAAGTTTTGCCAATATTGTCGGCCTGGCAGTTACGGCAACGCTACAACAGATATTGG ATGCAAAAAGTGCGAATGCAATGGACATGGCGATGTAGACAATGGAGAATGCGATATTGAGACAGGAGAATGTTTTTGTCAAGATAATACTGAAGGTCAGCACTGCGAGAGGTGTAGACCGAACTATTCCGGCGACCCTAGGAATGGGCAACAGTGTTATTATCAATGCGAGGCCAGAGGGGTTCTGACCGAACCGAAG GGTCAAGGCATCAGTTCCCTACAAAATTACTTGCCCCCAAGAGGTGGTCCGCCCATCCGCGAGTGTTTGTGGATTATCAAGCCAGATGTCGATTACGGCACACCAATAATTCAGTTACAAATTAATGCCACTCAACTAAACGTAACATGCGGTGAAAACGCCGTGTATGTCTACGATGGATTGCCAGAATTGGTAGATATGGGCAGTCAGAGTGCCTTAACTGCTGTTTTTTGTACTGAGGAAGCTACACCTACAGCCATCGTCGAGTCGAGAACAG GGCACCTCACTGTTCATTACAAACAAGGCCCGCCCAATGAAAGTTTTAGTGCTTTGTATAAGGTATTGAGCTGCGATTCCTGCAGTGCCCCGAGGGTATGTCGCGAGGGACAATGTTTGTGCCAAGAGGGTTTTGTAGGGTCCTTTTGTGAGCAACAAATCTGTCCGGACAACTGTAGTTACGCTCTGGGACGCGGTAGCTGTGACAAAAATTATGGCAGGTGTTTGTGTGCGGATGGCTGGACGGGGCCGGCTTGTAACATAAC GTTTCACCTGTGGACTAGATTCGAATTTTT GGAGACCAAACTGCAACTGGTGTTCATAGAACTCTTCAACACCGAGAGGCTGTCAGATGGCTTTGATCATTTAAGAAAAACCCTTCCGCGTTTCGGCCATTCACTAGTTTCCGATAGAAGAGGTTCGCTGTGGATGTTTGGGGGATACTCTCTCAGCCACGGACCTTTGAATGATATCCGAATGTTTGATACCAAGAATATTAGCTGGATTCAG gTTACTGTGGAGTCAACTGCAGATGCCAGGATGCCTCAGGGACGGTACTTTCATGGAGCAGACATCGTCCACTCGAAACAAtcgatatttgtttttggAGGATTGACTAAACCTCACAAGAACGTAAAGAACAG AACGCTTAACGATTTCTGGCAGTTTGACATTCAAAATCAACGTTGGAGCGAGGTGGAATCGCCCTACAGTCACCTAAAATCCATTTCCCCGTATTGGACAACAGACAAGTGGCCTCCGACGCTCTACGGACACACGTTAACCTTTTATAGAAATGCAGATAGAGAagaattctttattttaattggtggAGACTCTCCATATTACGGTTTTTTGAACACCGTATGGGAGTATACGATTGAAAGCAATATTTGGAGACCGGTGCCTACTAAAG GAAAGGGCCCCCCGGGCATTTTTGGCCACACCACCGTGTTTCATTCCCAAACCAACAGTCTCTATGTATTTGGAGGCTACGTGTATGACAAGCAAGTAAGCGTAATGTCAAATAGTCTCTATCGTTTGGAATATGAGACAAAAACCTGGATTGAGCTAACCGGTAGCAATTTTCGGAATGTC CCAAAGCCGAGATTTTTTCATTCCGCGGTCAGCATCGATCAATACATGCTCGTCTTAGGAGGGCGAATCTTCCCTTGGAATGCTACAGATGCTCTTTACGCCTTTTCGTACACTTGCAACCAGTGGATAAATTTGATGAATAGCG TTGAGAAGATAGGCCCTTTGCCCAGACAAACTTATGCCCAAGCAATGACTGTGGAACCCGATGGTGATGCTGCATATGTAATTGGAGGTTGGGGGTTTGACTCTGAGGCTACTGTATTGAAAATTG AATTGCCTGTTGATATCTGCAATCTCTTCTCTACCAAGTCGACTTGTCTAAGGGTACCGGGTTGCGGCTATTGCGCAAATCAACTGAATAACGCCACTATATCTCAGATATGTCATAAAAACACATTGGAGTGTCCTCTTGATAGTGGGAATG gATCTCGTCTCTCGAATACCGGACATGTCTGCGAAGGTGCCGTCCAATATCCAAGCGGAAATTGTTCCTCTATCACCGATTGTGCCACGTGTAGTCTCACTCCCGGTTGTGTTTTTTGTAATGGTACCAACTCGTGCGTTACTTCTATGGAGACAGAGTGTGCGTCTCAG GTATGTCCATTTAGTAGATGCGTGGCAACAGACTGCATACAATGCCACCAACTACCTGGTTGCGAATGGAATATTTCTCGAAAGAAATGCGAAGTTT CTATTACGAATCATGAACCAACAAGTCAGGCAACGCCTATTATAGGCGTCTGCCCTGCGGCCTGCACCTCTCACCAAACATGTGTCAATTGTCTTACGGCCCCGGGCTGCCATTGGTCAACTCATTTGCGTGAATGTATAAGTTCCGCCTCCCAATCCGCTTATTGTGCGGGAGGTGTGTGTGGATTGGTTCTCGAAGAGAACGATTCTTCTCATTGCCCGGAGCCATGTCATGCCTTCACCCAGTGCGCCAGCTGTTTACGGCACGGCCCCTGCGGGTGGTGTGCAGCACCCGGAGAGGGCGGGGAAGGAATATGCGCGGAAGGGAACAGCCAAAGACCCATGAAAGGGGATTGTTTCAAGGTTATGGACGAGAATCAGAACTTGCTG GAAAGTGAAGCTGAACAAGGCGATATAATTGCAAACGTCACCCTACAATATTCTTGGCACTATGTGAAGTGTCCCAAGGAAAACGAGTGCTTAAATGGACATCACAACTGTGCGGACGAATCAGAGATTTGCGTAGACTTAGACGACGGTTATGAATGCAAATGTGGGGAAGGTTACAAAGCTGGACCTGCAGGGTGCGAACCGGTTTGCTTGCAAG GTTGCGTTCGTGGTCGATGTGTCGCACCTTCCCAATGTGAGTGCGATTTCGGATATGTTGGTGCTAATTGCTCCATTCAGTGTCTCTGCAATGGCCATTCGAACTGCGAAGGACCCGATAAGTTGGATTCCTGCATCGAGTGTTATAATAATACCATG GGCGACCGCTGTCAATATTGTAAACCATTATTCGTCGGCGATCCTGCCAATAGAACGCCATGCGTGCCGTGCATGGAGTATTGCCATGGCCACTCAACGTATTGTGTTGACCCAGCCGATGGGATTCAACCCAGCGACTATGTCGACAAGGAAACATTACTTGCAACTTTGACTGTAGGGCCGAAGACTGTCGCCCGTTGTTTACG ATGTTCCAATAACACCACCGGGGAGAGGTGCGAAAAGTGCATCCCGGGAAATTTCAGGGGTTCGGAAGAGCTGCGTGGCCCCTGTCGGCCCTGCGACTGCCACGGCCACGGGTCAATTTGCGACGCGGTTACCGGCGATCAATGTGACTGTCAGAATAATACTGTCAGCGACGAGTGCGGCCAGGGCAGAAACTTGGCGCAGCCCTGCTGGCAG GTCCAATGCTCCAGGTGTCGTGAGGGGTTCTTGGGTACCCCGACTAGAGGCCGGCAGTGTTACAGGCAAATGTCAGTTGACAACAAAATGTGTTTCGATGCCAAATCCATCG ATGAATGCAAAAGTCCGAAACCACTGAACCCAGGAGAATTGGTATTCTTCGTCATCCAGCCCCGGTTCATGAACGTAGACATTAGAATCGTCATTGACGTCACATTCGGGaaactaaatgtttttatgagcACCCATGACGATACTTACGTGGCGTTCCCGAACGTCACCACCGGACTGAATGACATTCGCTTGAATGAGAATTACCG GGCCTTTGAAAATGGCACATTGAGATCCGAGGACCTTCACATCAGTAAAGAAGCCACGGGGCTTCGCACCTACATCACGATCGTCCAACCACGAACTATTTTGACGGTTACGAGTCTGGAAGCCCGATTGGTTATTACATTGCCTGAG GAAAATCACAAGCTGGAAACCACACGTTTCTTCCTGATCCTGCAGTCGGCCGACGACCAGCAAGCATCCTACGGGGTTGTGTTTTCCCGACAAGATCAGCTTCACATCGACTTATTCGTCTTCTTTTCCGTTTTCTTTTCCGTTTTCTTCCTCTTTCTGGCCGCCTGTGTGGTCGCCTGGAAAGCCAAACAGGCGGCTGATGCGCGACACGCGCGCCGTCGCCATGTTGTCGAGATGCTCCACATGGCCAAACGCCCCTTCGCCTGTGCCACGTTGGACCTCAACACGAGGATGCCCAATGGCAAGAAGAACGCCCATTATGACGTCAGACCCGTTGCCATCGAACCCACAG GTGATGGCGCAGCCGCCGTAGCGACTGTCTTCGTGAGCCTCCCTGGAGGGCAGAATCTCCCTGTAAAGTTAGCTCTAGCTTCTTCCTTGATATTATTAGTCCGACAATTTCCAACAAGTAGTCGAATATTTTTGAGGAGGCGATCTTTACACGCCATCCCTCCCACCTAG